Proteins from a single region of Apium graveolens cultivar Ventura chromosome 7, ASM990537v1, whole genome shotgun sequence:
- the LOC141672646 gene encoding uncharacterized protein LOC141672646, translating into MSMRAGESEVVGKSGKKSKRNKKIEMDGVEEMSDRTDVGDGVGEIGKRKKSKKKEMDGVEEMDGCTDVEKAELKQNLESRVEKKKKKNKGSGMVVGLESVNGESFGQFDTDNQLEKVKKKKKNKENNMVAGEESVNGVSFEKFNAVNQSGKVKKKIKEKRMSVSSEKVTDCVDALTMEEAGSISLNKRENKLINVNEHELPMDSSPHDTQDEDNTVENRKKKKAKRRSSETTESSYTLKEKPEIEPKENNNVVGNVEKKKKKKRKRSMEKEDENDKGEKNSVRGEDVENFIVDDGMVAREKVKKKKRKRKNEEITKKDRRSHNAQDDEATNVSKKGKTKSVDNDSNNPKSREKKKDRFSIDEEIFLPSDMINSGDEENEKGRLVQGKRFTPEEDEILRAAVEKYIESNCLGENGLEMVMNCKSHRQVKNCWKEIAEALPHRPRTAVYYRAHILFEGGERHEWTEEERKMLLEHYEKHGNDWKMLAKELKKHRFHVKDTWRRIKMKRNSGHWSQEEYQNLFNYVNVDLQAKLNEEKKSKHGMLRDNICWTAISDRLSTRSDALCCMKWYNQLTSAMVAEGIWADSDDYRLLDALFKLDACCIEDVDWDELIDHRSGDVCRKRWDQMVLHIGFHGVKSFAEQVEVLAKRYCPELIEARETWDSKPLVP; encoded by the coding sequence ATGAGTATGCGAGCGGGCGAGAGTGAGGTGGTTGGAAAGAGTGGGAAGAAGAGTAAGAGGAATAAGAAGATAGAGATGGATGGGGTGGAAGAGATGAGTGATCGTACGGATGTGGGAGATGGGGTTGGagagattgggaagaggaagaaaAGTAAGAAGAAAGAGATGGATGGGGTTGAAGAGATGGATGGTTGTACTGATGTAGAAAAAGCGGAGCTTAAACAGAACTTGGAATCGAGAgtagaaaagaagaaaaagaagaataagGGGAGTGGCATGGTCGTGGGTCTGGAATCTGTGAATGGGGAGAGTTTTGGACAGTTTGATACTGATAATCAACTCGAAAAAgttaagaagaagaagaagaataagGAAAACAACATGGTTGCTGGTGAGGAATCTGTGAATGGGGTGAGTTTTGAGAAGTTCAATGCAGTAAATCAGTCGGGAAAAGTTAAGAAGAAGATAAAGGAGAAAAGAATGTCAGTATCTAGTGAGAAGGTAACTGATTGTGTGGATGCATTGACAATGGAAGAGGCAGGTAGCATAAGTTTGAATAAAAGAgaaaataaattgataaatgtGAATGAACATGAGTTGCCAATGGATTCTTCACCGCATGACACACAAGATGAAGATAATACAGTTGAAAACCGAAAGAAAAAAAAAGCGAAGAGGAGAAGTTCTGAGACTACTGAAAGTTCATATACTTTGAAGGAGAAGCCTGAAATTGAACCCAAAGAGAACAATAATGTTGTAGGGAATGTggagaagaagaaaaagaagaagaggaaaaggtctatggaaaaagaagatgaaaATGACAAAGGGGAGAAGAATTCAGTAAGGGGAGAAGATGTTGAGAATTTTATAGTTGATGATGGTATGGTTGCTCGAGAGAAGgttaagaagaagaagaggaagaggaagaacgAGGAAATAACAAAGAAGGATCGGCGTTCTCATAATGCACAAGATGATGAAGCCACGAATGTTTCCAAAAAGGGGAAGACCAAGTCAGTAGATAATGATTCCAATAATCCTAAATCCagagaaaagaagaaagatagGTTTTCTATTGATGAAGAGATTTTTCTTCCATCTGATATGATAAATTCTGGggatgaagaaaatgaaaaagggCGCTTAGTCCAAGGCAAGAGATTCACACCGGAAGAAGATGAGATTCTAAGAGCAGCTGTTGAAAAATATATAGAGTCAAATTGCTTAGGTGAAAATGGTCTGGAAATGGTCATGAACTGTAAATCTCACCGACAAGTAAAGAATTGTTGGAAAGAAATAGCGGAAGCCTTACCACATAGGCCTAGAACAGCGGTATATTACCGTGCTCATATATTGTTTGAGGGAGGCGAGAGGCATGAATGGACTGAAGAAGAACGAAAAATGCTTCTGGAACATTATGAAAAACATGGTAACGATTGGAAGATGTTGGCTAAAGAATTGAAGAAACATAGATTTCACGTGAAGGATACATGGCGAAGAATAAAAATGAAACGAAATAGTGGACATTGGTCCCAAGAAGAATACCAGAACCTGTTTAATTACGTGAATGTTGATTTGCAGGCTAAGCTAAATGAAGAGAAGAAATCTAAGCATGGAATGTTACGAGATAATATATGTTGGACTGCAATCAGTGACAGATTGTCAACAAGAAGCGACGCACTTTGCTGTATGAAATGGTACAACCAATTAACATCTGCTATGGTTGCTGAGGGTATTTGGGCTGATTCTGATGATTACCGTCTGCTTGATGCACTTTTCAAGTTAGACGCGTGCTGCATAGAAGATGTGGATTGGGATGAATTGATTGATCACAGGTCTGGTGATGTATGTAGGAAGCGGTGGGACCAAATGGTGCTTCACATAGGCTTTCATGGGGTCAAGTCTTTTGCCGAGCAAGTTGAAGTTCTGGCAAAGCGATACTGTCCGGAACTAATCGAAGCAAGGGAGACTTGGGATAGCAAACCTTTGGTCCCATAA
- the LOC141670453 gene encoding DNA-directed RNA polymerase II subunit RPB7: protein MFFHIVLERNMQLHPRHFGRDLRPKLVSKLMKDVEGTCSGRHGFIVAITGVENVGNGLIRDGTGFVTFPVKYQCVVFRPFKGEILEAVVTMVNKMGFFAEAGPVQIFVSNHLIPDDMEFQSGDMPNYTTSDGSVKIQKESEVRLKIIGTRVDATEIFCIGTIKDDFLGVISDPTS from the exons ATGTTTTTTCACATAGTACTAGAGAGAAATATGCAACTACATCCCCGCCACTTTGGTCGAGATCTTCGTCCTAAACTTGTCTCCAAATTAATGAAAGATGTCGAGGGCACCTGCAG CGGGCGACATGGGTTTATAGTGGCAATTACAGGTGTGGAGAATGTGGGGAATGGATTGATAAGAGACGGCACGGGCTTTGTTACCTTTCCTGTTAAGTACCAATGTGTTGTTTTTAGGCCTTTTAAAGGTGAAATCTTGGAAGCTGTTGTTACTATGGTTAATAAG ATGGGATTCTTCGCTGAAGCTGGACCTGTGCAGATATTTGTTTCTAATCAC TTGATCCCGGATGATATGGAGTTCCAATCTGGTGATATGCCTAACTATACAACTTCAGATGGATCG GTTAAGATCCAAAAAGAAAGTGAAGTCCGGCTGAAGATCATTGGAACCAGGGTTGATGCTACAGAAATT TTCTGTATTGGAACCATAAAAGATGACTTCTTGGGTGTGATCAGTGACCCAACTTCTTAA
- the LOC141675166 gene encoding uncharacterized protein LOC141675166: MSLVLRLRGVLPNAIFLRPDISCIGGFNSSGLARKYAQAVRNIKEEEDEEIEYDQRRLPADYDPATFDPTEHRSPPSERVWRLVDEITGLTLMEIAELGQIIMKKKGMKEPPIVGVMRPGAGLGAMGAMKGPAAAKEEAKPEKTAFELKLESFDAPAKIKIIKEVRSFTDLGLKEAKELVEKIPAVFKKGVTKEEGEQIIEKMKALGAKVVME, translated from the coding sequence ATGAGTTTGGTTTTGAGATTAAGGGGTGTTTTGCCGAATGCGATATTTTTAAGACCTGATATTAGTTGTATTGGTGGATTTAATTCATCTGGGTTGGCTCGGAAATATGCTCAAGCGGTGAGAAACATTAAGGAAGAGGAGGATGAAGAAATTGAGTATGACCAAAGGAGGCTTCCGGCTGATTATGACCCAGCTACATTTGATCCCACAGAACATCGCAGTCCTCCTTCGGAACGTGTGTGGAGGCTTGTAGATGAAATAACGGGGCTTACATTGATGGAAATTGCGGAGTTGGGTCAGATTATTATGAAGAAGAAGGGTATGAAGGAACCCCCGATTGTTGGTGTGATGAGACCCGGTGCTGGATTGGGTGCTATGGGTGCAATGAAGGGACCGGCTGCAGCTAAGGAGGAGGCAAAGCCAGAGAAGACTGCGTTTGAGCTGAAGTTAGAGTCATTCGACGCACCTGCAAAGATTAAGATAATTAAGGAAGTCAGGTCATTTACGGATTTGGGTCTTAAGGAAGCTAAAGAGTTGGTGGAGAAGATTCCTGCAGTGTTTAAGAAGGGTGTGACAAAAGAAGAAGGAGAACAAATTATTGAGAAGATGAAAGCTCTTGGTGCCAAAGTTGTCATGGAATGA